A stretch of DNA from Henriciella sp. AS95:
TTGCTACCAAACCAACTGGCGGGGCGGCGCAATGTTTCAAGCGGTCAGACTTATTCGTGGCACGCATGAAAAAGGCGGCCCGATCACTCGCGCCGCCTTTATCGATTCGGTCGTGGGAAGGGGCTCACGTCTCACCCTTTCACGCATACGACCTGGCGCAGCGTGTGCACCACGTCGACCAGCGAGGACTGCGCCGCCATCACCGCGTCGATGTTCTTGTAGGCCATCGGCGTTTCGTCGACGACGCCGCCATCCTTGCGGCATTCGACGCCTTCTGTGGCCGCGATGTGATCATCCACGGTGAAACGCTTGCGCGCTTCGGTCCGCGACATGGCCCGTCCGGCCCCGTGCGAGCACGAGCAGAACGAGTCCGCATGGCCCTTTCCGCGCACGATGAAGGATTTCGCCCCCATCGAGCCTGGAATGATGCCAAGCTCCCCGTCGCCAGCGCGCACGGCGCCCTTGCGGGTGACCCAGACATCCGCGCCGAAATGGTGTTCCTTCTCCACATAATTGTGGTGGCAGTTCACCGCGTGCTTGTCCGTCGTGAAGCTCGGGAACGTCTCCCGCAGCGCCATCAGGACGCGCGCCATCATCACCTCGCGGTTCATCCGGGCATAGTCCTGTGCCCAGCCAACCGCATCGACATAATCGTCGAACAGCGGCTCGCCTTCGACGAAGAAGGCAAGGTCACGGTCCGGCACATGATAGCCGAGGACACGCTTTTCGAGCGCGCGGCGGGCCTCCTCAATGAAGTAGGTCCCGATCCGGTTGCCCGTCCCGCGTGAGCCGGAATGCAGCATCACCCACACATCGCCCGCCTCATCAAGACAGAGCTCGATGAAGTGGTTGCCGCCGCCCAGCGTGCCGAGCTGCATGGTGTAGGTCTTCGACGCGATTTTCCCGTGACGCTCACGGATCTTGTCGAACCGCTCCATCAGCTTCGATGCCTTGAGGCGGCTTTCCACGGTCGCCGGCACGTACTTATGGCTTCCGCCCTTGCCGTTGCCGACCGGGACGGCCCGCTCGATACCGCGCCGGATGCCTTTCAGGCTGTCGGGCAGATGCTCCGCCTTGAGGCTGGTCCGCACCGCCATCATGCCGCAGCCGATGTCCACGCCGACGGCGGCCGGGATAATGGCGCCCTTGGTCGGGATCACCGAGCCAACGGTTGCGCCGCGCCCGAAATGCACGTCCGGCATCACAGCGAGGTGGGAATGGACGAACGGAAGCCCCGCCACATTCTCCAGCTGATCGCGCGCCTTCGATTCGACCGGCACGCCTTTTACCCAGGCCTTGATCGTCCCGCCGCGTGCGGTCTCGATCACTTCAAAATCACTCATTGGTCTTTCAGCTCAATGTTGAGCTCTCCTTTTTCCAGAGAACCCTCCACGCGGCAGTCTGATCGGGCGAGAGAAAGAAAAAACCCTCCAGGCTGAAGCGCGTGGAGGGTGCGTATGAACCGGTTTCCCGGCTGGGCTGTTCGTCAGCCCGTCATCCAACATCCTCCATAGGCATGGGTTCGCACCCCTGTGGCAGGGCGGCGACATATGCCTTCAGATTAAAGTCGCGCTGCGTCATTGCCCGCTCCTCGTCGTTAAATGAGGGCGGGCTAATGACAGGATGTCGCAGGCTGGTCAAGCGGTGCTGGAAAAGATTTTATCTGAAACCATCCGACTGTGGCACATGAGTCACGCGACCCGCGCGGGCCGCGTCAGGTCTTCGGCTTTTTCGGCTTCTTGCGCTTGGGAGGCTTGCTAGCCGTAGCGTCGAATCGGTGATCATGTTTCTTCGGCTTGGAGCGCTTTGGGCGATCACCCGGTGCATTCTTGCTGTCGAATGACGTCGCTTCGCGCGGCTTGCCTGGACCTTCATCCGGAGACCATTCGGCCCGGTGTGGCTTCGGTTTGGGGCCCTTGCGATGCGGCTTCCTATCGGCTTTGGGAACAATCCGTGCGGTGGAAGGCGCTGAGCGTCCGGGTGGCTGGTCGCCCTCACGCCAGGCCGTAATCGATTTCTCGATCCGCCCTTCAGGGCCGATAACGGCAAAGAAACTCTCGACGCTGTCGGGTCGCAGCTCGACCCGAGAGTGACTGTCCTCAATCCGGATTGCGCCAATCTGGCTGCGGTCCAGACCACCGGATTTGCATAGCATCGGCAACAACCACCGCGCTTCGGCGCCCGACTTGCGTCCAACCGATATGTTGATCCAGACGCCATTGTCGAAATCATCGCGCGACTGGCGGGGTTCGCGTCGCTCACGCGCAGCGCGAGGCTCGCGCGGACCTTTTTTGAAATCATTGTCGCGGCCACGGCCCGTATCTTCGGGCACAGGCATCAGGTCTTCGGGCGCAGAGCGTTTGGCGCGCTGCGACGCCACGAAGGCCGCAGCGACCTGCTCGGCACCGTGCCGCTCGATGAGCGCAGCGCCCATGGCGAGATCAATGTCGTTCGCTGTTTCCAGCATCAAGGGATGTTCCAACAAACGCTGATCGTCACGCCGTTCAATGTCGGCCGCGCTCGGTGCATTGGTCCAGTTCGCTTCGACATTCGCATCGGCCAGTAACCGGTCAATCCGGCGACGAGCCTTGAACGGCACAATCAGGACGCTGACGCCCTTGCGCCCGGCCCGGCCCGTCCGACCGCTGCGGTGAAGCAGGCTTTCCTTGTTGCTTGGAAGGTCGGCATGAATGACCAGGTCGAGTTCCGGCAGATCAAGGCCGCGCGCGGCAACATCCGTTGCCACACAGACATTCGCCCGCCCGTCGCGCAGAGCTTGCAGGGCATGCATACGCTCTTTCTGGCTGAGCTCGCCCGACAGCGCCACGACACTCAGACCGCGATTGTGGAAGCGCGCCAGAAGGTGGTTCACATTCGCGCGGGTCTTGCAGAAGACCAGCGCATTGCTCGCCTCATGATAGCGCAGCACATTGATGATCGCGTTTTCCGCGTCGGCAGGTGCTACGACATGCCCGACATATTCGATGTCGATGTGCTGGTCGGTCTCTGAAATCGTGTTCACGCGAACCGCATCGCGTTGGAAGCTCTGGGCGAGCCGCGCAATCGGCTTCGACACCGTGGCAGAGAAGAGCAGGGTGCGGCGATCTTCCGGCGCGGCCTTCAGGATAATCTCGAGCTCGTCGCGAAAGCCCATGTCGAGCATTTCGTCGGCTTCATCAAGAACAACGACTTCGATCTGGTCCAGCGCGAGCGCGCCGCGATTGATATGGTCGACGAGACGCCCTGGCGTGCCGACGACGATATGCGCGCCGCGCGACAGGGCCCGGCGCTCGTCGCGCGCATCCATGCCGCCGACACATGAGACGACGGATGCGCCGGCTTTCGCATAG
This window harbors:
- a CDS encoding DEAD/DEAH box helicase, coding for MTHQTAVAPALGEALAERGYDSLTPVQSAMLDPDLASHDLLVSAQTGSGKTVAFGIAMAPALLGDAARLPAASSPRALVVAPTRELAIQVEREISWLYAKAGASVVSCVGGMDARDERRALSRGAHIVVGTPGRLVDHINRGALALDQIEVVVLDEADEMLDMGFRDELEIILKAAPEDRRTLLFSATVSKPIARLAQSFQRDAVRVNTISETDQHIDIEYVGHVVAPADAENAIINVLRYHEASNALVFCKTRANVNHLLARFHNRGLSVVALSGELSQKERMHALQALRDGRANVCVATDVAARGLDLPELDLVIHADLPSNKESLLHRSGRTGRAGRKGVSVLIVPFKARRRIDRLLADANVEANWTNAPSAADIERRDDQRLLEHPLMLETANDIDLAMGAALIERHGAEQVAAAFVASQRAKRSAPEDLMPVPEDTGRGRDNDFKKGPREPRAARERREPRQSRDDFDNGVWINISVGRKSGAEARWLLPMLCKSGGLDRSQIGAIRIEDSHSRVELRPDSVESFFAVIGPEGRIEKSITAWREGDQPPGRSAPSTARIVPKADRKPHRKGPKPKPHRAEWSPDEGPGKPREATSFDSKNAPGDRPKRSKPKKHDHRFDATASKPPKRKKPKKPKT
- a CDS encoding RtcB family protein, with product MSDFEVIETARGGTIKAWVKGVPVESKARDQLENVAGLPFVHSHLAVMPDVHFGRGATVGSVIPTKGAIIPAAVGVDIGCGMMAVRTSLKAEHLPDSLKGIRRGIERAVPVGNGKGGSHKYVPATVESRLKASKLMERFDKIRERHGKIASKTYTMQLGTLGGGNHFIELCLDEAGDVWVMLHSGSRGTGNRIGTYFIEEARRALEKRVLGYHVPDRDLAFFVEGEPLFDDYVDAVGWAQDYARMNREVMMARVLMALRETFPSFTTDKHAVNCHHNYVEKEHHFGADVWVTRKGAVRAGDGELGIIPGSMGAKSFIVRGKGHADSFCSCSHGAGRAMSRTEARKRFTVDDHIAATEGVECRKDGGVVDETPMAYKNIDAVMAAQSSLVDVVHTLRQVVCVKG